A single window of Leptolyngbya ohadii IS1 DNA harbors:
- a CDS encoding CHAT domain-containing tetratricopeptide repeat protein, which yields MELLLLYLSAIDDARFKVIARSSVGQAEVDSRLPFFETRDRWRTTLIKALEVNEFRSSAFQREGEQDWLVEQGLLSKDRESFHPTILARIGQAMYEALFPVGEVRNVLQRAIAQAEGNETQLHIQLEFNAEITKRSRLPDYPWELVHDGQKFLAHHQVRFSRYIAHPASVTKVPLVQKLNVLLVSSTASDEDHELLPLSRKEQQAVLKGLKKAEEEGLIQVNELKPATLNQLRIYLTNNRAEQSPHVFHFDGHGLFGRRCNVDSCRTIHKDLSIEKCKTCGATLPDEPQGYLLFETEENDENEADYISAIELGQLLQKTSFGGTSTQKNGVTVAVLSACKSGMALGGESVFNGVAQRLISHRIPAVVAMQYTIRVDSAMRFSEQFYRALGSKNSSLAIAISQGQEAMGAEGNQWYRPVLYLRWQDDEGGQLFAPPQPRVDTFNKLGDSQKHQQEHTGRTIKKTILMLSANPESIDRLRREEEIKTIENALGRATLARVKQSRSSTVFDSLLNKLNVRATDLSQELSTIQSSCICISGDEDGIEGLMLGSNFSKSESNHSGKLKSIVDFFRLHSERIDCVILNGCYSEEQARGIVQHIEFVIGISRELEHEKVIRFLSEFYYQLSLENTIQSSYSLGYNLLERVDSENTQLLPTLLRRDDERKRKRLEEELIDCNKKIEHDQDNVELWRKKASLLKELDRSEEAAQAYERASSLDPNNYKIRVEQGDALERFGKHEKAVNAYDKALELEQEDYKVWWKKGQALAEARQYSEAAKSYDKAVTLKPPSPDNYMICREYGCILKKLEQYQNSVNSYKKSLSFEPRYRASSYEKRQVYKKKYFRKGNS from the coding sequence ATGGAATTGCTGCTTCTCTACCTCTCAGCTATAGATGATGCTCGCTTCAAAGTCATTGCTCGCTCAAGTGTTGGGCAAGCTGAGGTAGATTCACGGCTTCCCTTCTTCGAGACTAGGGATCGCTGGCGCACAACGCTAATCAAAGCTCTAGAAGTGAATGAGTTTCGGTCTTCTGCTTTTCAGCGCGAGGGGGAGCAGGATTGGTTGGTGGAGCAGGGTCTGCTGAGTAAAGACCGCGAAAGCTTTCATCCGACTATACTAGCTCGCATTGGTCAAGCAATGTATGAAGCGCTCTTTCCAGTAGGAGAGGTGCGGAATGTGCTGCAACGGGCGATTGCTCAAGCGGAGGGCAACGAAACTCAACTCCACATTCAACTAGAATTCAACGCAGAAATTACCAAGCGCAGCCGTCTGCCTGACTATCCCTGGGAGCTTGTGCACGATGGGCAGAAGTTTCTTGCTCATCATCAAGTGAGGTTTTCTCGTTATATTGCCCACCCGGCAAGTGTTACTAAGGTGCCACTTGTCCAAAAACTGAATGTACTTCTGGTTTCTTCAACGGCATCAGATGAAGACCATGAGTTGTTACCTCTCTCCAGGAAAGAACAGCAAGCGGTCCTAAAGGGGCTAAAAAAGGCAGAGGAGGAAGGACTGATTCAGGTCAATGAATTGAAGCCAGCAACTCTAAATCAGTTAAGAATTTATCTCACAAATAATCGAGCTGAGCAATCGCCACATGTCTTTCACTTTGATGGTCATGGTTTATTTGGTAGACGTTGCAATGTTGATTCTTGCCGAACCATTCATAAAGACTTGAGTATCGAGAAGTGCAAAACATGTGGAGCTACTTTACCTGATGAACCACAAGGCTATCTCCTGTTTGAGACAGAAGAGAATGATGAGAACGAGGCTGATTATATTAGTGCCATTGAGTTAGGGCAATTACTTCAGAAGACTAGTTTTGGAGGTACTTCGACCCAGAAAAACGGTGTAACTGTTGCCGTGTTAAGCGCCTGTAAGTCTGGCATGGCATTGGGTGGAGAATCGGTTTTCAATGGTGTAGCACAGAGGCTGATCAGTCACCGCATTCCGGCAGTTGTGGCAATGCAATACACCATTCGGGTCGATAGTGCCATGAGGTTTTCTGAGCAGTTCTATCGTGCTCTTGGCAGCAAAAATTCATCTCTGGCAATCGCTATTAGCCAAGGGCAGGAAGCAATGGGTGCAGAGGGCAATCAGTGGTATCGTCCAGTGCTTTATCTGCGGTGGCAGGACGATGAGGGGGGACAACTGTTTGCGCCTCCTCAACCAAGGGTGGATACCTTTAACAAACTAGGCGATTCTCAAAAGCACCAGCAGGAACATACAGGTAGAACGATTAAAAAAACGATTCTCATGCTGTCAGCTAATCCTGAAAGTATTGACAGATTGCGTAGGGAAGAGGAGATTAAGACAATTGAAAATGCTCTAGGTAGAGCCACTCTAGCTCGGGTTAAGCAGAGTAGAAGTAGTACAGTTTTTGATTCACTACTTAACAAACTCAACGTAAGGGCAACTGATCTTTCCCAAGAATTATCAACAATTCAATCTTCTTGTATTTGCATTTCCGGGGATGAAGATGGTATTGAAGGTTTAATGTTAGGAAGTAATTTCAGCAAAAGTGAATCTAATCATTCAGGAAAATTAAAATCAATAGTTGATTTCTTTCGGCTTCACTCAGAAAGAATAGATTGCGTAATCCTGAATGGCTGCTATTCCGAAGAACAAGCTAGGGGTATTGTCCAACATATTGAATTTGTAATTGGCATAAGTCGAGAGTTAGAGCATGAGAAGGTTATTAGATTCCTTAGTGAATTTTACTATCAATTAAGTTTAGAAAATACAATTCAATCTTCGTATTCTCTCGGCTACAATCTCCTCGAGCGAGTAGATTCTGAAAATACACAGCTACTACCCACACTTCTTAGAAGAGATGACGAAAGAAAACGAAAAAGGTTAGAAGAAGAATTGATTGATTGTAATAAAAAGATTGAGCACGATCAAGATAATGTAGAGCTTTGGAGAAAGAAGGCTAGTTTACTTAAAGAATTAGATCGCTCTGAAGAAGCAGCTCAAGCATATGAAAGGGCATCTTCACTTGACCCTAACAACTATAAAATTAGAGTCGAGCAAGGAGACGCCTTGGAGCGGTTTGGGAAGCATGAAAAAGCGGTTAACGCCTACGATAAAGCACTTGAATTAGAGCAGGAAGACTATAAAGTCTGGTGGAAAAAGGGGCAAGCTCTTGCTGAAGCAAGACAGTATAGTGAAGCTGCAAAGTCATACGATAAAGCAGTTACGCTGAAGCCTCCTTCGCCAGATAACTACATGATTTGTAGAGAATATGGCTGCATTTTAAAGAAGCTAGAACAATATCAAAATAGTGTAAATTCATACAAAAAATCATTAAGTTTTGAGCCTAGATATCGAGCATCAAGCTATGAAAAAAGACAAGTATATAAAAAGAAGTATTTCAGGAAAGGTAATTCTTAA
- a CDS encoding trypco2 family protein — MADNNQRSIGLAELVEQVKRELLSTAPGQTKDAPIFFVESVELELQVTVKREGKAGVKIDVVSIGGGELGGGVSRDDVHKVKVSLSPLFDKKRLMEFYDALHSDQVPKSVKQSLEALFKGNDEDPDAGVI, encoded by the coding sequence ATGGCAGATAACAATCAGCGATCAATCGGACTTGCTGAACTGGTTGAACAGGTTAAACGGGAGCTACTCTCTACGGCTCCCGGTCAGACTAAAGATGCCCCGATTTTTTTTGTAGAGTCCGTTGAACTGGAACTCCAGGTTACGGTCAAGCGGGAAGGGAAAGCAGGGGTCAAGATTGATGTCGTTTCCATTGGCGGTGGTGAATTGGGAGGTGGTGTGAGCCGTGATGATGTTCACAAGGTGAAAGTAAGTTTGTCTCCTCTTTTCGATAAGAAGCGCCTGATGGAGTTTTATGACGCACTGCATTCAGATCAAGTGCCGAAATCAGTGAAGCAAAGCTTAGAAGCGCTTTTCAAGGGCAATGATGAAGATCCTGATGCAGGTGTTATTTAA
- a CDS encoding ribbon-helix-helix protein, CopG family — MPRSGKRYIEHLNVRVPTSEMELLRQYCEETHRTQSDVIREFIRSLKSVIADATHPDT, encoded by the coding sequence ATGCCCAGATCCGGCAAGCGCTACATCGAACACTTAAATGTCAGGGTTCCGACCTCGGAGATGGAACTCCTGAGGCAGTACTGCGAGGAGACCCATCGCACCCAATCGGATGTGATCCGGGAGTTTATTCGTAGCCTAAAATCTGTCATTGCCGATGCAACTCATCCAGATACTTAG
- a CDS encoding type I restriction enzyme endonuclease domain-containing protein, translating into MARELVEAVRRNVSIDWTERETVRAKLRAIVERLLRKYGSHPINKKSDPDPDRHLAG; encoded by the coding sequence ATCGCCCGTGAACTCGTGGAAGCCGTTCGCCGTAATGTCTCGATCGACTGGACAGAGCGGGAGACGGTGAGGGCTAAGCTGAGAGCGATCGTGGAACGGCTCCTCCGCAAATACGGCTCCCACCCGATAAACAAAAAAAGCGACCCAGACCCAGACCGTCATTTAGCAGGCTGA
- a CDS encoding 5'-nucleotidase, with the protein MAYDLSRLLVIGISSRSLFDLEEEAQIFEEKGLEEYIQHQLDREDQILKPGTAFPLVKGLLALNQQKGERLVEVIVMSRNSPDTGLRIFNSIKHYGLDITRAAFSGGEPLASYLDAFNVDLFLSKSKSDVQAAIDKGFAAALLYNPPDFSSDGLNQVRIAFDADAVLFSEESEAIYKTQGLEAFYENERSNADMPLQEGPFAKLLKTLSIMQQGFEPSEAPVRIAIVTARNSPAHERVIKTLRAWGVRVDAAFFLGGVSKDKVLKAFGAQIFFDDQEVHLGLASTVVPSGLVPYRTNSVLNANK; encoded by the coding sequence ATGGCATATGATTTATCCCGTTTGTTAGTCATAGGTATTTCTTCACGCTCTCTATTTGATTTAGAAGAAGAAGCTCAAATCTTTGAAGAGAAAGGATTAGAGGAATATATTCAGCACCAACTAGATCGAGAGGATCAAATCTTAAAACCTGGAACTGCTTTTCCTTTAGTAAAGGGTTTACTTGCACTTAATCAGCAGAAGGGCGAACGACTCGTTGAGGTTATTGTGATGTCTAGGAATAGCCCTGATACGGGTCTTCGTATTTTTAACTCCATTAAACACTATGGCTTAGACATCACTAGGGCTGCATTCAGTGGAGGGGAACCCTTAGCTTCCTATTTGGATGCATTCAACGTCGATCTATTCTTATCCAAATCGAAGTCAGATGTACAAGCGGCAATTGATAAAGGTTTTGCTGCGGCTTTACTCTACAATCCACCCGATTTCAGTTCAGATGGATTAAATCAAGTGCGAATAGCCTTTGATGCTGACGCAGTGCTCTTCTCAGAAGAATCAGAGGCAATTTATAAAACGCAAGGATTAGAAGCGTTTTATGAAAATGAGCGAAGCAATGCAGACATGCCTCTTCAAGAGGGACCTTTCGCTAAACTTCTCAAAACATTGAGTATTATGCAACAAGGTTTTGAACCATCTGAAGCACCAGTGAGAATAGCTATTGTAACGGCTCGCAATAGTCCAGCTCATGAAAGGGTAATTAAAACATTGAGAGCATGGGGAGTGCGGGTAGATGCAGCTTTTTTCCTAGGTGGAGTATCTAAAGATAAAGTTTTGAAAGCTTTTGGTGCTCAAATCTTTTTCGATGATCAAGAAGTTCATCTAGGTCTAGCTTCGACAGTAGTTCCTTCAGGACTTGTACCATACCGAACGAATTCCGTCCTTAACGCAAACAAGTAA
- a CDS encoding restriction endonuclease, giving the protein MSLPTYDQFMLPLLKLAAEDGQVHHIAELREKLAQRLNITPEQRAIKSPSGRQSIFDNRVGWANTYLRKAGLLSRPKRGCVQITQRGRDLLAENPPAIDDLYLQRFDEFREFKERSISEQSFSTPQDDAPSPTTTPEETISQAIGVLDAELRDELLDKVKQIPPDRFEGLVLKLLHAMGYGGSLKDVEGVPRGPDGGIDGTIKEDKLGLDVIYIQAKRWENSVGREKVQAFQGALAGVGARKGVFLTTSTYTQQAIAYASQLRDSKIILIDGQKLAQLMIEHDVGVSVKETFHIKRIDEDFFTDADF; this is encoded by the coding sequence ATGTCCTTACCCACCTACGACCAATTCATGCTTCCGCTCCTCAAACTTGCTGCCGAAGATGGACAGGTTCACCACATTGCAGAACTACGCGAAAAGCTCGCTCAACGCCTCAACATTACCCCGGAACAGCGAGCCATCAAGAGCCCCAGTGGTAGACAGTCCATCTTTGACAACCGGGTGGGCTGGGCAAATACTTACCTCCGCAAAGCTGGGCTGCTCTCCCGCCCCAAACGAGGCTGTGTTCAGATCACCCAACGGGGTCGAGACCTATTGGCAGAAAATCCACCCGCGATTGATGACCTCTACCTGCAACGCTTTGATGAATTCCGAGAATTCAAAGAACGCTCCATTTCGGAGCAATCATTCTCTACGCCTCAAGACGACGCTCCTTCTCCAACCACAACCCCAGAGGAAACCATTAGCCAGGCAATTGGGGTATTAGATGCCGAATTACGGGATGAATTGCTCGATAAAGTGAAGCAAATACCACCCGATCGCTTTGAAGGATTAGTTCTAAAACTCCTTCATGCAATGGGCTATGGTGGCAGCCTCAAAGATGTTGAAGGCGTTCCCCGTGGTCCTGATGGTGGCATTGACGGCACCATCAAAGAAGACAAACTAGGGCTGGATGTCATCTACATCCAAGCCAAACGCTGGGAGAACTCAGTAGGCAGAGAGAAGGTCCAAGCATTTCAAGGAGCCTTAGCCGGAGTGGGTGCCCGTAAAGGCGTGTTCCTCACTACCTCAACCTACACCCAGCAGGCGATCGCCTACGCCTCTCAACTGCGAGACAGCAAAATCATCCTGATCGATGGACAAAAACTGGCTCAACTGATGATCGAACACGATGTTGGGGTCAGCGTCAAAGAAACCTTCCACATCAAACGCATTGATGAAGATTTTTTCACCGATGCGGATTTTTAG
- a CDS encoding PD-(D/E)XK nuclease family protein → MMGEAKPFPSIWVTWLARLMADEIQCHWAIWFRTHYKYEKLSSNFDSAKWTAQHQALVRSRISELEAEGYTVSLEGENWFEITGRSFPVKVSGKPDIVAIAGQEGFVEDCKTGRRKNSDLYQVLIYLLLLPVSQPKCRGLRLSGRLVYPTEVIEIEADQMGEEFKAQFREAIALLSNHIPARKVSSFQECRFCDIPSQCCSERVENLPEQKLEEHDLF, encoded by the coding sequence ATGATGGGGGAAGCAAAGCCGTTTCCGTCGATTTGGGTGACGTGGTTGGCTCGGTTAATGGCAGATGAGATTCAGTGCCACTGGGCAATCTGGTTTCGCACCCACTATAAGTACGAGAAACTGAGTTCCAATTTTGACTCGGCGAAATGGACTGCCCAGCATCAGGCTCTAGTACGAAGCCGGATTAGCGAATTGGAGGCGGAAGGCTACACGGTGTCCTTGGAGGGGGAAAACTGGTTTGAGATTACTGGGAGGAGTTTTCCAGTTAAGGTGTCGGGAAAGCCGGACATTGTGGCGATCGCGGGTCAGGAAGGGTTTGTAGAGGATTGCAAGACGGGGCGGCGGAAGAATTCAGACCTCTATCAAGTGCTGATTTACTTGTTGCTACTGCCCGTTAGCCAACCGAAATGTCGAGGGCTACGCTTGTCTGGTCGCTTGGTATATCCGACGGAGGTGATTGAGATTGAGGCGGATCAGATGGGTGAGGAGTTTAAGGCGCAGTTTCGAGAGGCGATCGCCCTCCTCAGTAACCATATCCCTGCTCGTAAGGTTTCTAGCTTTCAGGAATGCCGTTTCTGCGATATTCCATCCCAGTGCTGCTCAGAGCGGGTAGAGAATCTGCCGGAGCAGAAGTTAGAGGAACACGACCTTTTCTGA
- the cas12k gene encoding type V CRISPR-associated protein Cas12k (Type V-K CRISPR systems have also been known as with the large Cas12k protein, has also been known as type V-U5, and Cas12k as C2c5.), with protein sequence MSIITIHCRLTAPESVRRHLWLLMSGRNTPLINDLLKRVSQHPDFETWQYWGTVPKVAIKELCEPLKELYPGQPARFYASAILMVTYIYESWLSLQQTRRHRLNGKQRWLEVVKSDAELLEMSSSTLETIRHRAQEILSRCNVESTPQSESSTKKRSKQQGQSSASSSKSLMTRLFETYNSADDILSRCAIAHLMKNDCKVSATEEDPKEFAHRILRKQKDIEQLEAQLQARLPKGRDLTGEEFLKTLTIATQQISASVAEARDWQGKLLTRPKSLPYPIIYGSSTDVRWGKTAKGRITVSFNGIDKYLKEADSEIQEWFKTQKEYPFRLYCDQRQLPFFQRFLEDWQAYQANKDTYPAGLLTLSSATLGWREGEGKGEPWQVNHLVLYCSFDTRLMTAEGTLAVQQEKASKALKNLARENSDPRNLSTLNRLQNLPERPSRKPYQGNPEILVGLSVGLTHPVTVAVVNGRTGDALTYRTPRTLLGDRYPLLNRQRQRQKQNALQRHKNQKRGVAYQPSESELGQYVDRLLAKSIIQLAQQYQAGSIVIPNLKHLRELLSSEITAKAEQKCSGSVEAQDKYAKEFRQRIHRWSYNRLLEAICSKANQVGITIETGFQPSKGTFQEQAKDLAIATYHSRAINKK encoded by the coding sequence ATGAGCATCATTACAATTCACTGCCGTTTGACTGCCCCTGAGTCCGTTCGCCGCCATCTCTGGCTGTTGATGAGCGGTAGAAATACTCCCCTGATCAACGACTTGCTAAAACGAGTCAGTCAGCATCCCGACTTTGAAACCTGGCAATATTGGGGCACTGTACCCAAAGTGGCTATTAAAGAGCTTTGTGAGCCATTGAAGGAACTTTATCCGGGGCAGCCTGCCCGCTTTTATGCTTCTGCAATCCTGATGGTGACGTACATCTATGAGTCGTGGTTGTCACTTCAGCAAACCCGTCGCCATCGGCTGAACGGAAAACAACGCTGGTTAGAGGTGGTCAAGAGTGATGCCGAATTGCTGGAGATGAGCAGCTCTACCCTTGAAACGATTCGACACCGAGCGCAGGAGATTTTGAGCCGCTGTAATGTTGAGTCTACGCCTCAGTCGGAGTCCAGTACGAAAAAGCGGAGTAAGCAGCAGGGGCAGAGCAGTGCTTCCAGCAGTAAAAGCTTAATGACTCGTTTGTTTGAAACCTATAATTCAGCAGACGATATCTTAAGCAGATGCGCGATTGCTCATTTGATGAAAAATGACTGCAAAGTCTCTGCAACTGAGGAAGACCCGAAGGAATTTGCTCATCGAATCCTCCGCAAACAGAAAGACATCGAACAGCTTGAAGCACAGCTTCAGGCGCGCTTACCGAAAGGGCGAGATCTTACGGGTGAAGAGTTTTTAAAGACATTGACAATCGCCACGCAGCAAATTTCCGCAAGCGTCGCTGAGGCACGAGACTGGCAAGGCAAACTTCTCACTCGACCTAAGTCCTTGCCCTACCCAATCATCTATGGCAGTTCAACAGATGTGCGCTGGGGCAAAACGGCGAAAGGCAGAATCACTGTAAGCTTCAATGGCATCGACAAATATCTCAAAGAGGCTGATTCCGAAATCCAAGAGTGGTTCAAAACTCAGAAGGAATATCCGTTCAGGTTGTACTGCGACCAGCGGCAGTTGCCCTTCTTCCAACGATTCCTGGAGGATTGGCAAGCTTACCAAGCAAATAAAGATACTTACCCAGCAGGACTTCTCACCCTGAGTTCAGCGACTCTAGGCTGGCGAGAAGGCGAGGGAAAAGGTGAACCTTGGCAAGTGAATCATCTCGTTTTGTACTGCTCCTTCGATACTCGCTTAATGACCGCAGAAGGGACTCTAGCCGTTCAACAGGAAAAGGCTAGCAAAGCCCTCAAGAATTTGGCCCGTGAAAACTCAGACCCGCGCAATCTCTCGACGTTAAACCGCCTCCAGAATTTACCGGAACGTCCGAGCCGCAAACCCTACCAAGGTAATCCTGAGATTTTAGTTGGACTTAGCGTTGGGCTGACCCATCCTGTCACAGTTGCAGTTGTCAATGGCAGAACTGGAGATGCTCTGACCTATCGAACTCCTCGCACACTGTTAGGCGATCGCTATCCTCTCCTCAATCGCCAACGACAACGGCAAAAGCAAAATGCCCTGCAACGTCACAAGAATCAGAAGCGCGGCGTAGCATACCAACCTTCAGAATCAGAATTGGGTCAGTATGTTGATCGACTACTGGCAAAGTCCATTATCCAACTAGCTCAGCAGTATCAAGCAGGAAGCATCGTAATTCCCAACCTGAAGCATCTTCGAGAATTACTTTCCAGTGAGATTACGGCAAAAGCAGAACAAAAGTGTTCAGGTTCGGTTGAGGCTCAGGACAAATATGCCAAGGAGTTCCGTCAGCGAATCCATCGATGGAGCTATAACAGACTGCTTGAAGCGATTTGTTCTAAAGCTAACCAAGTAGGGATCACTATCGAGACGGGCTTCCAACCGTCAAAAGGAACCTTTCAAGAACAGGCAAAAGATTTGGCGATCGCCACTTATCACTCTCGTGCGATCAACAAAAAGTAA
- a CDS encoding hemolysin family protein has product MFSLPSALQPDLLPVLLFGNHFMPLLAQAAPLLGSQWIDLSALFFMLGCSAFFSGSETAITALDNLKLRALIKEQGDRTGLFALVLEKRTRFITTLLIGNTLVNNLSAIITSNLFAIWFGSNEAVLFATIVVTVLTLVFGEITPKSLAINNVMPIFRVVVRPIYWLSRILSWLGIAYLLEAIAQAAIRRFQRDVVPQGESVKDLQLMIEILGGKGQLDLDRRQLLNKALMLDRLTAYDVVKPRIEMRTISQEASLQDVVNLCLETGYSRIPVQEESKDEIVGTVNLKRALQALKTLNQEGQTDGSIALAMDPPVFVPEVKRVAALLKEMLQRQLHLAIVVDEYGGTVGLITLEDILEELVGEIYDESDFPARMGQRGRSLRAAATGGSPQPRRTTRNSSQNR; this is encoded by the coding sequence GTGTTTTCCTTACCCTCTGCGCTTCAACCGGACTTGCTGCCCGTATTGCTCTTTGGAAATCACTTTATGCCGCTGCTGGCTCAGGCTGCGCCCCTACTCGGAAGTCAGTGGATTGATCTGAGTGCCCTGTTTTTCATGCTGGGCTGCTCCGCTTTCTTCTCTGGCTCAGAAACGGCAATCACAGCACTGGATAACCTGAAACTGCGTGCCTTGATTAAGGAGCAGGGCGATCGCACGGGGCTGTTTGCCCTGGTGCTGGAAAAGCGGACGCGGTTTATTACGACGCTGCTGATTGGCAATACGCTGGTGAATAACCTGTCTGCCATTATTACCAGCAATCTCTTCGCCATCTGGTTTGGCAGCAATGAGGCGGTGCTGTTTGCCACGATCGTCGTCACAGTGCTGACGCTGGTGTTTGGCGAAATTACTCCCAAGTCGCTGGCAATCAACAACGTAATGCCCATCTTCCGGGTCGTGGTGCGTCCGATCTACTGGCTGTCTCGGATTCTGTCCTGGTTGGGAATTGCCTATCTGCTGGAGGCGATCGCGCAGGCGGCAATTCGGCGGTTTCAGCGAGATGTGGTGCCCCAGGGTGAGTCGGTGAAGGATTTGCAGCTCATGATCGAAATCTTGGGCGGTAAGGGACAGCTTGACCTGGATAGACGGCAGTTGCTCAACAAAGCCCTGATGCTCGATCGCCTCACTGCTTATGATGTGGTGAAGCCCCGAATTGAGATGCGAACCATTTCCCAGGAGGCAAGCCTGCAAGACGTGGTGAATCTCTGCCTGGAAACGGGCTATTCGCGCATTCCCGTCCAGGAGGAGTCCAAGGACGAAATTGTGGGCACGGTGAACCTGAAACGGGCACTCCAGGCACTCAAAACTCTGAACCAGGAAGGACAGACAGATGGCTCGATCGCGCTGGCAATGGACCCGCCCGTATTTGTCCCAGAGGTAAAGCGGGTGGCAGCACTGCTCAAGGAAATGCTTCAGCGGCAGCTCCACCTGGCGATCGTCGTGGATGAGTATGGTGGCACCGTGGGACTGATTACGCTGGAAGACATCCTGGAGGAACTGGTGGGCGAAATCTATGACGAGAGCGATTTCCCTGCCCGGATGGGACAAAGGGGACGATCGCTTCGCGCTGCCGCCACAGGCGGATCGCCCCAGCCCCGCCGCACAACTAGAAATTCCTCCCAGAATCGGTAA
- a CDS encoding YciI family protein produces the protein MPKYVLWGRYCENVLEKRAPYRQAHLDRLSQLKDEGKVITLGPTKDVTRVFGVYEAETEDAARQLVEDDPYWQNGIWTEYELLEWIQAF, from the coding sequence ATGCCCAAATATGTTCTCTGGGGACGCTACTGCGAAAACGTCCTGGAAAAACGCGCCCCTTACCGTCAGGCACACCTCGATCGCCTGTCCCAGCTCAAAGACGAAGGCAAGGTGATCACGCTCGGTCCTACCAAAGATGTGACGCGGGTGTTTGGCGTGTACGAAGCCGAAACCGAAGACGCTGCCCGTCAGCTTGTGGAAGACGATCCCTACTGGCAGAACGGCATCTGGACGGAGTACGAGCTGCTGGAGTGGATTCAGGCGTTCTAA